A genomic stretch from Nilaparvata lugens isolate BPH chromosome 8, ASM1435652v1, whole genome shotgun sequence includes:
- the LOC111044818 gene encoding uncharacterized protein LOC111044818, translating to MSCIPCVVEGDGCSIPLEDFDRWTDNLHHVIESRDGRRYFREFLTSRFLEESAATLEFWERAELMLRTPHHHKGHGRTSSVHLMRLQKEAKDLVDMAEDKINFDLAQMRCLYEALQSGREDKIRSTFQEAMQSACELLNDDYQLFRQHLLRQRRLLNEKR from the exons ATGAGCTGCATCccttgtgtggtggagggggatGGCTGCAGCATCCCGTTGGAGGACTTTGACCGTTGGACGGACAACTTGCATCACGTGATTGAGAGCCGGGATGGACGGCGATACTTTCGCGAATTCCTCACGTCGAGGTTCCTCGAAGAGAGTGCTGCCACGCTCGAGTTCTGGGAGCGAGCCGAGCTCATGCTGCGGACTCCGCATCATCACAAAGG TCACGGCAGAACATCGAGCGTCCACCTGATGAGACTGCAGAAGGAGGCGAAAGATCTGGTCGACATGGCAGAGGACAAGATAAACTTCGACCTGGCTCAGATGAGGTGTCTGTACGAAGCACTTCAGTCGGGAAGAGAGGATAAAATCCGGTCCACGTTTCAGGAAGCCATGCAAAGTGCCTGCGAACTTCTCAACGATGATTATCAGCTGTTCAGACAGCATTTACTCAGGCAGAGGAGACTTCTGAATGAGAAACGATAA